CTCGACGGCGTGACGCTGCCGCGTGCATAGGCCGCCGCCAGTTGCGGAAGTTCGAGGTCAATGCTCCCGGCCTGCGTGGTCATGCCGGATCTTTCGGACGAGCGAATGGACGGGCCTGCTCGAACGCCCGCGCCGCACGCAGGACGGTCGCATCGGCAAACTTCGCGCCGATGATTTGCAGACCGACGGGCAGCCCTTCGGCCGTCAGCCCGGCGGGCACCGAGGCCGCCGGCTGTTGCGTCAGGTTGAATGGATAGGTGAAAGGTGAGCGGATCGGCCGCACCACAAGATCGGCATCCGAGGCGGCGATAGCCGAGGCCGGATGCGCGGTCGTTGGCGTGAGCAGCAGGTCCCACTTCTCGTGGAACCGGCTAAAGTGCCGCCCCAGTGCCTCGCGGCGATCGACCGCCTGCAGATAGGTGATGACATCAATCGATCGGCCCTTCTCCGCGACCTCCTGCAGCCCCGGCTCGATCAAGGCGCGACGACCGGGATCGAACGATGCCACCAGCTTGGCCGCGCCGGCGAACCAGAACGTTTGAAAGATGTCGAAGGGGTCCTCGATACCGGGATCGACACGCTCCACGATCGCACCCAGCCCCGCGAGCGTCTGGGCGGCGTCGCTGACGATCCGCTCGATCTCCGGATCGACTTCCGCGTAACCGAGCGTCGGGCTGAATGCGATACGAAGCCCCTTGACGCCGACCTTCGCTCGCCAGGACATCTCCTGGGCCGGCAGCGCATTCCAGTCGCGCAAATCGGGACGCGCGATCGCATCGAACAGCAGCGCCGCGTCG
This portion of the Bradyrhizobium sp. AZCC 2262 genome encodes:
- a CDS encoding amidase encodes the protein MSVQGALRNSTSQPGRPDDIAGLSAVGLVEQYRAKSVSPLEATQAVLDRIERLDRHVNAFALLDAESALASARESETRWQRGEPLSPIDGVPVALKDLILAKGWPTLRGSRAVDPAQDWNEDSPATARLREQGAVLLGKTTTSEFGWKGLGDSPLTGVTRNPWNLAHTPGGSSGGSAAATALGFGPLHVATDGGGSTRLPAAHSGVFGFKPTFGRVPVYPPSQNGTLFHVTPMTRTVDDAALLFDAIARPDLRDWNALPAQEMSWRAKVGVKGLRIAFSPTLGYAEVDPEIERIVSDAAQTLAGLGAIVERVDPGIEDPFDIFQTFWFAGAAKLVASFDPGRRALIEPGLQEVAEKGRSIDVITYLQAVDRREALGRHFSRFHEKWDLLLTPTTAHPASAIAASDADLVVRPIRSPFTYPFNLTQQPAASVPAGLTAEGLPVGLQIIGAKFADATVLRAARAFEQARPFARPKDPA